GCAACACTTGCCGAAGTGTATGGGCCCATGGGGCTCGATTCGGCACTCCACCTGAAAGCGGCGACCTTCGCCTCGTGTTACCTCGAAAATAAAGGTGGAGCCGGCTTTGCCCTTCATCTGCTTCCCGCCGTTGCGCAGCTTGCACCTGTCAATGTTTCCCTCATACAAGATATAGATGGCGATGGTGTTACCGATATTCTGCTCGCGGGCAATCTCTATCAGGCAGAAGTTGAAACGCCGCGCGGAGACGCAGGATATGGGGTCTTTTTAAAAGGAGATGGTCAGGGAAACTGGTCATTCATTCCCAATGCCCAAACCGGCTTATTTCTCGGTGGAGATATCAAACAAGGGGCATGTGTTTCTTTGGGCGCAGGGAAACACGCATGGGTTTTTGCCAAAAATCAAAGTGCGGTACAGTTGATTGTAAAATAAAAAATTCGACTATTTACTCCCAAAATTAGCTGTTATGGAGAAAATTCATCTGAAATACATATGGTTTTTGTTTGTACTCATCGTGGCAGGCAGACAGAATGTACAATCGCAAACGGGCACAGATGGTATCGTTACAATCCATCCTGACAAATATAAGCAAACCATGTGGGGGATCGGCTTTGAGATCCAAAGCGATGCCATTGGATCTGGAAATACAGGGCTTCCGGAAAACAAACATTCTGTGCCGCATGACCTGACCCCCGCAGAAAGGAAACGACTCTCCAAAGAGATGTTGAAAGGATTTCGCTATTGCCGCCTGGCAGGAGGATTGTACTGGCGCGGCACCGATCCAGAGGGAAAATATCTCAAACCCCGATGGCCGGAGCAACTGGAAGAAATTCGCCAAATGATAGAATGGGCGGGTGTTGAAGGGGTTTCGCTCGAATACTGGTCTCCTCCGCCTTACTGGAAAGCAAATAACAACTATATCGGAAAAGGCCGTGATGATCTCTACAATACGCTCCGTTGTTTTGGCCCTGATTTTACCAATGACCCGGTGTACCACGGGGATACTACCCGTTTTTTAGAAGACTACGCGGAAGCCTGTGCCAGAGACATCAGGACTTTACAGCAGGCGGGTATCAAAACCGTTCAATGGGGAATGAGCAATGAGCCGTTTGTCAGCAATGCCAGCTATTCCACCTGTAAATTTTTTAGCGAAGAGGACTATGTCTCTGCTTACACTTTTGCCGCGGAAGCTGTTCGCAAAACTGACCCTTCAATTCTTCTGATCAGCGATACTGAAGCCGGATTTCCTCACAAAATCGCAAAGGGAATCCATCGGCCGGAAGTAGCGGCATTGGTAGATGCTTATGTCGTTCACACAATCGGCTGGGACTCCGAAAGTGTGAATAAAGTTCATAAAGACATCACAGAAAAACTCCCCAAACGGCCCTGGTTTCAAAATGAATACGAATATCTGAAAGGTGGTGCTACGCCTGAACGTTGTCTCAATACAGCGCAGCATATTATGAACTCTTTCCAACTGGGTGAAAATCCTGCCTGGTACTGGATTCATGCCTTGAAACCATTTAAAAATGCAGAAGCCAGCGGATATTCTCTCGGTTTCTGGAAATCCCTCGAAGATACGGCATCTTTTCATCCTTCTGTGTTTTACGAGCGATGGGTCAGCGGACCGGAAATCACCCTGATGCCTGAAGCTTTCTCTGCAATGGAGTTCATAACGGCACTTCGGCCTTCGCATTCTGAGCCGGGAAGGAGTTTTAGCTTTGAACTGAATCAGTCAGCCACGGTATACCTGGTTGTGGAGGAAAAAGGAAACTATGTGCCGGAAGGATGGGAAAAAACAGAGTTAGTCATCAAGAGGGAAATGGGAACAGATGTCGTGTATAAAAAAGAGTTTCCTGCCGGTACGCACAATTTCCCCTCGCATACGGGACAGTCGGAGGGCGAATACGGTGCCCCGCATGCCTGTTTTATCGCTGGAAGTAACCCTGCATCATTGAAAATCCAGGTAGGCGTCAACAGTCCGATTAAAATTCTGTCAGAATCAGTGAAGCTGGAAAAACTGGCGGAAGAAGTAGCGCCCGGACATTGGTTTTTTAATGACTACAACTGGAATGCTGTAGGGAGTTTTGTGCGCCATATGCCCTGGGATTGTAAGGTGCTGGAGATTACGGAAGAATCGTATAACAAAGATGCCCGTGTATTTGCATTTGAAAAACCCAATGGAAAACGCACGATTGTCGTCTCAAACCGCAGCGGAAAAGATTATACATTCCAGCTGAAAACAGGTGTCAACAGTACCTGGCAGTCATACCGCTATACGCCATGGGAAAGAGGCGAAAATACGATGGGCGTGAAGGGCCACAAACAAAAAGGAATCGAAATCACAACTACTTTACCCCATTTGTCCTGGGAGTTTTGGGAAGAAAAATAGTTTTTCGGAATTTTTGGCAAGTTATTGACCCTTTACCTGATAATACTAACTAACTGAACGATAAGATCATGAATAAACAAATCCTCCTCCTCTCAATTCTATTTCTGACCATTTTCAAATTCACCTTTGCCCAACACGATGCACTCCTTGAAGCAGAGCAATTTCCCGACAAGGGCGGATGGGTGGTTGACCCCCAGTTTGTCGAGCAAATCGGCTCCAGTTACCTTATGGCTCACGGGATGGGCGTGCCAGTGGCAAATGCAGCGACAGATATCAAACTGGCTGCAAAAGGTACCTGGCATGTATGGGCAAGAACAAAAAACTGGGTTCCCGGCCCATGGACTGCGCCCGGTCAGTTTCGCATAAAAATCAACGGAGAACCACTAAAAAATACCCTCGGCCTGACACCCGGATGGAACTGGGAGTATGCCGGAGAAATAAAAATTCTTTCCCGGAAAGTACATCTGGAGTTGGTTGACCTTACCGGTTTTAACGGGCGGTGTGATGCGATTTACCTGAGCCAGGTCAACCAACCCCCGCCTTCGGCTACGGAGGCGCTTTCCGCCTGGCGGAAAGAAAAACTGATGGAACCGCTGGCTCCTGAACACACCAAAACCTATGACCTCGTTGTCATTGGCGGTGGGATTGCGGGCTGTGCTGCGGCCATTGCAGCCGCTGAACAGGGACTTCAGGTGGCCCTGATTCACGACCGACCTCTGCTCGGCGGAAATGCAAGTAGTGAAATTCGCGTACATACCCTGGGCATTTATGGCAAATTTGAAAGAATTCTGCGATTGATCGATACCGAACATTACCCCAACGGTTCGCCCGAAGCGCTCGTGGATCAGGAAAAACGAGACCGCAACGTGCAGCAATACGACAATATCGATATTCACTACAATTGGCGTGCGTATGATGCCTTGGCCAAAGATCATACGATCCTCCATGTAGATGCCCGGCAGGTTTTTACCGGCGAACGCATTCGCTTTAAAGCGCCGCTTTTTATCGACTCCTCTGGTGATGGATGGATCGGGTACTGGGCCGGGGCCGAATATTCCTATGGCCGGGAAAGTGTACATACCTATGGAGAAGCCTGGGATGAGTGGGGCGAATTGTGGAGCCCCGAAGAACCTGACAATTTTGTGATGGGGTCTTCCATTTTGTGGCAAACAGACATGGCCATGGTACCGCAGCAGTTTCCTGAAGTGCCCTGGGCTTTGGAGGTTGCCGCTGAGCATGAAGCGACTGCAGGAGAGTGGTATTGGGAGTTTTCGAGAAATGACCTTCACCAGATCGAAGATGGCGAAGAAATCAGAGATCATATGTTGCGGGCGATTTTTGGCTCATTTTATAATGCCAAACGAAAAGATGAAAATGAAAATTACCGCCTGCAATGGGTGTCGTATCTGCTGGGAAAACGCGAGTCGAGGCGATTGGTGGGCGATCATATCTTCACCTTCAAAGATGTGATCAACCATACCCCTTTTCCCGATTCCGTAGTAGTCGAAGAAAGAGCCATTGATGTGCATTATCAGCAAAATCTTCAGGACGAGACCAAACCCGATTTTCTGTCGGAAGCTTTATTTTACAGAACGGAGAAGTATTATATCCCCTACCGCAGCTTGTATTCCCGTAACATCAGCAACCTGTTTATGGCTGGGCGCTGTTTTAGTTGTTCGCACGTCGGACTGGGAGGACCCCGCGTCATGCGCACAACCGGGCAAATGGGGGCAGCAGTGGGATTTGCCGCTTCTCTATGTAAGAAATATAATGTGGGCCCGCGGGCGATTTACGAAAATTATCTGGAGGAATACATGCAATTAATCCAGACACAACAGGCACAGAGACCCTAATCATTTCGACATGCCCAATTATCTGATGATTATTTTGCTATTGGGAATGGGGATATTAGGAATCCGATACAGCGGCGAAAATCCCCCTATGTTTTTTGATATGCGCGAAGAGTACCGGCAGGCTGTCCATAGTCAGGAGATTTTTACCTGGCCTGGCGCAGACAGCCTGCTGGAACATCGGCTCGAACTGCTTTCCAATGAAAAAGGTGAGCCATTATTGTTTTATTCAAATATCTATACACCTGTTTGCGTCGATGGCGCCTGCAAGCCGATGTATATAGAGATCTACTGGAATTTAATTGGTTCTTATGTTGGCTATGGCACAATTGAGCAGGAGCCGCTGACCAAGTTTGATCACGAATTATTTGCAGAAGCTGACTATGTGCGATTGCATCATTTGCTGCAGGACAAAAACTCCATTCTCAAGCGAAAACAATTGTCAGACCTGTTTGATCCCAATGCCAGCCCTGGCGAAAAGATTACGATTCAGGGAGTAAAAGTGGATGCAGTTTCGGGCGCTACCAAAAGAGAGATCAAAGAATCGGTGGTGGAAGGTGCGCTCTATTCTTGTTTTACCATCTGGCATCTGGTGCATGGAGTTGTGCGTGAGGAAATGTCCCGGTATATTGATTCGGTTTACAATCCGGATATAGCCCGGTATTTTCTCCATTCAGACTATGAAGAATATCAATTTTACGCCATCAAACATATGGACAGTCTGGCGCTGGAACAATCGTTACCAAGAGTCCTGGAAATATATCAGCTAAGCAAGCCGCTTACCCGTACGTTTATTCTTAAAAAGCTATCCAGGGAAATGTGGAAACGCCCCTGGGTTGGCGAGCAACTTTATCAGTCTTTTTCCAATGTGGACATCAGTTCGCAGACGATGCTAGTCAATCGGCTGCCCGATGCTGATCCCGGAGTTGTGCCTGTACTGGCGACACAGGGGCGTGT
The DNA window shown above is from Bacteroidia bacterium and carries:
- a CDS encoding FAD-dependent oxidoreductase, which encodes MNKQILLLSILFLTIFKFTFAQHDALLEAEQFPDKGGWVVDPQFVEQIGSSYLMAHGMGVPVANAATDIKLAAKGTWHVWARTKNWVPGPWTAPGQFRIKINGEPLKNTLGLTPGWNWEYAGEIKILSRKVHLELVDLTGFNGRCDAIYLSQVNQPPPSATEALSAWRKEKLMEPLAPEHTKTYDLVVIGGGIAGCAAAIAAAEQGLQVALIHDRPLLGGNASSEIRVHTLGIYGKFERILRLIDTEHYPNGSPEALVDQEKRDRNVQQYDNIDIHYNWRAYDALAKDHTILHVDARQVFTGERIRFKAPLFIDSSGDGWIGYWAGAEYSYGRESVHTYGEAWDEWGELWSPEEPDNFVMGSSILWQTDMAMVPQQFPEVPWALEVAAEHEATAGEWYWEFSRNDLHQIEDGEEIRDHMLRAIFGSFYNAKRKDENENYRLQWVSYLLGKRESRRLVGDHIFTFKDVINHTPFPDSVVVEERAIDVHYQQNLQDETKPDFLSEALFYRTEKYYIPYRSLYSRNISNLFMAGRCFSCSHVGLGGPRVMRTTGQMGAAVGFAASLCKKYNVGPRAIYENYLEEYMQLIQTQQAQRP